The following are encoded together in the Weissella soli genome:
- a CDS encoding YjzD family protein: MAKYITTLVWTFILGEVVGYIGSALTGGTYNAMETSIISMLIGTIGAVLIYVISKDATTSPENGATNKN, translated from the coding sequence ATGGCAAAATATATCACCACACTTGTTTGGACATTCATTTTGGGTGAAGTTGTTGGTTACATTGGTAGTGCTTTGACAGGCGGTACGTATAATGCAATGGAAACGTCAATTATTTCAATGTTGATTGGAACCATCGGCGCAGTTTTGATTTATGTCATCTCAAAAGATGCAACAACGTCACCTGAAAATGGTGCCACAAACAAAAACTAA
- a CDS encoding ABC-F family ATP-binding cassette domain-containing protein: MKQFRATELRSVYGEKTLLDGISFLIETGDRVGLIGVNGSGKTTLLNAIAGVNPADSGKLDMPNDYHIAYLQQEPSLDPEKTVMEAIFAGAQPIFQLIRDYEDALDALAAHPNDDKILQRYTKLEAQMNQEDAWLAESEVKSILMQLHLPDLSLKIATLSGGQRKRVGLAQVLIEAPDLLLLDEPTNHLDFDSIEWLEKYLADYKGAVLTVTHDRYFLDSVANRIFELSFGQLYEYTGNYQQFVVAKAERVAASKIADHKAAQLYKQELAWMRTSARARSTKQKARENRFSELDEKHGNLQLEEDIQVNLGQQRLGKKVIEIEHAQLAFDERVILKDFSALIQANQRIGITGPNGTGKSTLLNAIAGKVTLDSGLITIGETVKMAYYTQTNEPIPDDKRMIAYLSEVAESVVDREGNRVSVSELLEQFLFPSQMHGTLIRKLSGGEQRRLYLLKLLLQQPNVLLLDEPTNDLDIGTLTVLEDYLKHFAGTVITVSHDRYFLDKVADRLFIFQGDGVIERYDGQFSEYLANFGAPTTTQDKGATQAAAVADEPVSVAQPKKKKLTYSEQREWATIETDIATIETQIEHIQGEMEANGADFGKLSELQAQLDELNVALDEKMTRWETLSEIVEGA; the protein is encoded by the coding sequence ATGAAACAGTTTAGAGCGACTGAATTACGGAGTGTCTATGGCGAGAAAACGTTATTAGATGGCATTTCCTTTTTGATTGAAACAGGTGATCGGGTTGGGTTGATCGGGGTCAATGGATCAGGGAAAACAACCCTTTTGAATGCCATTGCAGGGGTAAACCCAGCTGATTCCGGTAAGCTTGATATGCCAAATGATTATCATATTGCCTATCTGCAACAAGAACCCAGCCTTGACCCTGAAAAAACGGTCATGGAAGCAATTTTTGCAGGAGCACAGCCAATATTTCAACTCATCCGTGATTATGAAGATGCGTTGGACGCCTTGGCAGCTCATCCAAATGATGACAAGATTTTACAGCGCTACACCAAGCTTGAGGCACAAATGAACCAAGAAGATGCTTGGTTAGCTGAGTCGGAAGTCAAGTCAATTTTGATGCAACTGCACTTACCAGACTTAAGTTTGAAAATCGCAACCTTGTCAGGGGGCCAACGCAAGCGAGTTGGGTTAGCACAAGTATTGATTGAAGCACCTGATTTGCTGTTACTGGATGAACCAACCAATCACTTGGATTTTGATTCCATCGAATGGTTAGAAAAGTATTTGGCTGATTACAAGGGTGCCGTGTTGACGGTCACCCATGATCGTTATTTTCTTGATAGTGTCGCAAATCGCATCTTTGAGCTATCATTTGGCCAACTATACGAATATACCGGTAATTATCAGCAATTCGTCGTGGCTAAAGCTGAACGCGTCGCAGCCTCAAAAATTGCTGATCATAAAGCGGCGCAATTATACAAGCAAGAATTAGCCTGGATGCGTACGTCTGCCCGTGCCCGGTCTACCAAGCAAAAAGCCCGGGAAAATCGTTTTTCAGAACTGGATGAAAAGCATGGCAATCTGCAACTTGAAGAAGATATTCAGGTGAACTTGGGTCAACAACGGCTCGGGAAGAAGGTCATCGAGATTGAACACGCGCAGTTAGCATTTGACGAGCGCGTCATCTTGAAAGATTTTTCAGCACTGATTCAAGCCAACCAACGTATCGGTATCACGGGACCTAATGGTACTGGTAAGTCAACTTTGCTCAATGCGATCGCCGGTAAGGTCACACTAGACAGTGGCCTGATCACGATCGGTGAAACGGTCAAAATGGCTTACTACACACAAACAAATGAACCGATTCCAGATGACAAGCGGATGATCGCTTATTTATCAGAAGTGGCAGAATCGGTCGTCGATCGCGAGGGTAACCGGGTATCAGTTTCTGAATTGTTGGAGCAGTTCTTATTCCCAAGTCAGATGCACGGGACCCTGATTCGTAAATTATCGGGTGGTGAACAGCGCCGGCTCTATTTGCTCAAATTATTGTTGCAACAGCCGAACGTGTTACTGTTAGACGAACCTACCAATGATTTAGACATCGGTACATTGACCGTGTTGGAGGATTACCTCAAGCATTTCGCAGGCACGGTCATTACAGTCTCCCACGATCGCTACTTTTTGGATAAGGTGGCAGATCGGTTATTCATCTTCCAAGGTGATGGTGTGATTGAGCGCTACGATGGTCAATTCTCAGAATACTTAGCAAATTTTGGTGCACCAACAACCACCCAGGATAAGGGCGCGACGCAGGCAGCTGCCGTTGCTGATGAGCCGGTCAGTGTGGCCCAACCGAAAAAGAAGAAATTGACTTATTCCGAACAACGCGAGTGGGCAACGATTGAAACTGACATTGCCACAATAGAAACTCAAATTGAGCATATTCAGGGCGAAATGGAAGCCAATGGTGCTGATTTTGGTAAACTGAGTGAACTACAGGCGCAACTCGATGAACTCAATGTTGCCCTAGATGAAAAAATGACGCGTTGGGAAACGTTATCAGAAATTGTAGAGGGTGCATAA
- a CDS encoding DMT family transporter, with the protein MTIVLMFVALLAGFMLANQNPINADLKKIVGSPFGAAAISFGVGTVFLGILALVVNHALLPSLSFVGSQPGWIWLGGVLGGIYLTSNVLLFARLGAIQTVILPILGQILMGIIIDTFGWFGGNVLPLTFFRVLGVLVLIAGVIVAVVLPGFLNRDVRQLDADTQASVLQPTLLGWRLWAVIAGALSAMQQAINGHLGALLQAPVQGSFISFLIGFILILLVSLMVDKRLPSWTDLQHAQIWNWFGGILGGLFVLATIIVLPTIGAGMTITMGLLGQIIGSMLVQQFGWWRSMKAPVSLVQILGVVVMIVGVGLIKFL; encoded by the coding sequence ATGACAATTGTTTTGATGTTCGTGGCTTTGCTGGCCGGCTTTATGTTGGCCAACCAAAACCCAATTAACGCCGATTTGAAGAAAATTGTCGGTTCACCATTTGGGGCCGCTGCGATTTCATTTGGTGTCGGTACAGTTTTTTTAGGAATCTTGGCGCTCGTAGTTAACCATGCCTTGTTACCAAGTCTCAGTTTTGTTGGTTCCCAACCTGGTTGGATCTGGCTTGGTGGGGTCCTGGGTGGCATTTATCTGACCTCAAATGTGCTATTGTTTGCGCGTTTAGGGGCGATCCAAACGGTGATTCTACCGATTTTAGGACAGATTTTAATGGGGATCATCATTGATACCTTTGGTTGGTTTGGTGGCAATGTTTTGCCGCTAACGTTCTTTCGGGTACTCGGTGTGTTAGTGCTCATTGCTGGCGTGATTGTGGCGGTGGTATTACCTGGTTTCTTGAATCGGGATGTCCGCCAACTAGATGCCGATACACAAGCCAGTGTCTTGCAGCCAACCCTGCTGGGGTGGCGCCTGTGGGCAGTCATCGCTGGGGCATTATCAGCGATGCAACAAGCCATCAACGGCCATTTAGGTGCGTTGTTACAGGCACCTGTGCAAGGTTCGTTTATTTCATTTTTGATTGGGTTCATCCTAATTTTATTGGTATCACTGATGGTTGATAAGCGGTTACCTAGTTGGACCGACTTGCAGCACGCTCAGATTTGGAATTGGTTTGGTGGTATTCTCGGTGGCTTGTTTGTCCTCGCAACCATTATTGTTTTGCCAACGATTGGGGCCGGGATGACCATTACCATGGGCTTACTTGGTCAAATTATTGGTTCTATGTTAGTACAGCAATTTGGCTGGTGGCGTTCAATGAAGGCCCCAGTGAGCCTGGTGCAAATTCTGGGTGTTGTGGTGATGATTGTGGGCGTCGGCTTGATTAAGTTTTTGTAA
- a CDS encoding DnaD domain-containing protein: MHELGFENYINAGQSSVSVLLLQRYRELGLTDQELLVFLQTKAMLDQGATEPNTTQIGEYMGLSAKTVFSVLESIRSKGLIQFETTHDADGKLRTIFRMQPLYEKLITLPDGDSKRAGAEDDTPKVNDEPKRADIFKLVEQEFGRMLSPIEMRKVTDWFDLDHFEPVLIVEAIKEAVLNQALNLNYIEKILLNWRKLNFKSAQDVRTNQQRRRNLAINQNDAQQVHVPLNVDLLSLQLPENKG, from the coding sequence ATGCATGAATTAGGTTTTGAAAATTATATTAATGCTGGTCAAAGTAGCGTCAGCGTCCTTTTGTTACAGCGGTACCGTGAACTTGGCTTGACTGATCAAGAGTTATTAGTGTTTTTACAGACGAAGGCCATGCTCGATCAGGGTGCAACCGAACCAAACACCACGCAAATTGGTGAGTATATGGGCTTAAGCGCGAAGACCGTTTTTTCCGTGTTAGAATCGATCCGTTCAAAAGGGTTAATCCAATTCGAGACGACGCATGATGCTGATGGCAAGTTGCGGACTATTTTTCGCATGCAACCACTTTATGAAAAATTAATTACGTTGCCTGATGGTGATAGCAAGCGAGCTGGTGCTGAGGATGACACGCCAAAGGTCAATGATGAGCCGAAACGCGCTGATATTTTCAAGTTAGTCGAACAAGAGTTCGGGCGGATGCTATCGCCAATCGAGATGCGCAAAGTGACTGATTGGTTTGATCTGGATCATTTTGAACCAGTTTTAATCGTTGAGGCCATTAAAGAAGCCGTGTTGAATCAAGCTTTGAATCTGAATTATATCGAAAAAATTCTGTTAAATTGGCGTAAATTAAATTTCAAATCAGCGCAGGATGTCCGGACTAACCAACAACGTCGCCGTAACTTAGCCATCAACCAAAATGATGCGCAACAGGTGCATGTTCCGCTGAATGTGGATTTACTGTCGCTGCAATTACCTGAAAATAAGGGATAA
- a CDS encoding dihydrofolate reductase, with protein sequence MAEKIMIWAQTNNGTIGNELKIPWHQKKDVQFFKAQTTGQTILMGRNTMASFHGRALPNRLNLVLSHQTDLTMPAGFVLVHSLAEAEKMADARGEKLLIIGGSVVYQTLMADADELLVTYLDTDFVGDTVMDPVDKTIWQGEVIAHDLADDENDFDFEIVRFTRR encoded by the coding sequence ATGGCTGAAAAAATAATGATTTGGGCACAGACGAATAATGGTACGATCGGTAATGAGTTGAAGATCCCCTGGCACCAAAAGAAAGATGTGCAATTCTTTAAGGCCCAGACAACCGGCCAAACGATCTTGATGGGCCGTAATACGATGGCCAGTTTTCACGGCCGGGCCTTGCCTAATCGTTTGAATCTGGTGCTGTCACATCAAACCGACCTCACGATGCCAGCGGGGTTTGTATTAGTTCATTCACTCGCAGAAGCTGAAAAAATGGCAGATGCGCGTGGTGAAAAATTGTTGATTATTGGTGGCAGTGTGGTTTACCAAACCTTGATGGCGGACGCTGATGAATTATTGGTGACCTACCTAGATACTGATTTTGTGGGCGATACGGTCATGGACCCTGTTGATAAGACTATCTGGCAAGGTGAGGTCATTGCGCATGACTTAGCTGATGACGAAAATGATTTCGACTTCGAAATTGTCCGGTTTACCCGGCGATAA
- a CDS encoding DNA polymerase III subunit alpha, whose product MVPLNTKSAFTLLQSPLMPNQLVKQAAEYHYEAVGLADQDVLYGLADFYTAAVQTQIKPILGLTVQVAGLETSIADSFAVTLFVENQTGYHHLIEISSLVKTNRQVLTWQDLAPFLSGLFVVLPAESELTTLSMTAEAERVQGFMQKLATMVELQQVFLGVELFTNRGQVAQLQQLSTQFGLRLVAFDQVAYGHAEDGFVQHVLQKIASGETIPNLGLAQSTPAAAYLRPIDQWVQAYEQIGLHEAVTNTDWIAAHSTFEMTKTAVTLPAYQTPQHQSAHDYLAALAQQGLKARLQGLQVDQAVYEQRLAEELQIIDQLGFNDYFLIVWDVIDFAHRNKIRTGPGRGSAAGSLVAYTLWITDVDPIAYDLLFERFLNPERAQMPDIDIDIPDNRREDILQYLHQKYGHERVAQIITFSTLAMKAAIRDVARVFGLTPAQIDTLSKSIPNARDITTLAKAYEASQTFRNALVDAPVDGQLLFKTAQRIEGLPRNHSLHAAGVVLSANPLTETIPVQLGDDGRLVTQLTKNPVEALGLLKIDFLALSNLNILDIAIREIEKETHAPFNIAKVDLNDPATMQLFQRAQTNGIFQFESSGMKNMLRQLQPDHFEDLVAANALFRPGPMQFISNFIARKHGREPIEVPDESIAELVAPTYGIIVYQEQVMRMAQQFAGFTLGEADLLRRAMSKKDLAKIEATKADFVRGAIALGHDEATAIKVFSYVEPFAQYGFNRSHAVAYSKLAVQMAYLKTHYPLAFFKAVLNDAISDSKKVREYIAEAKAAGVGLLGPNINESWQGYSIHHNQLQMGLASIKGMRRDFREAIIATRQSNGAFKDLPDFINRLENKFRKVELFEPLVWSGAFDVFTTNRQALYNSLQGFIDAAGLAGESMALFNTLAPKIRDIEDYAPSERLNLERETLGVYLSGHPIEQYVQAIDGQYHQDISTLVVGQKGAKILLYVENVKVIRTKKGEQMAFVDGMDMTGNLSITVFARQFQKYSHLLQPENILAIYGNVEQQRGRDDLTLIAEQIVEAQTLVQPGTAVATDLPPATGQWFLRIPAAAQNPQVAAQFNRLFQQLHGSNPVLLVYEADDRKVALTHENYLAAGPEVEADFKAILGQNNVVFRKN is encoded by the coding sequence ATGGTACCGCTAAATACAAAATCAGCTTTTACCTTGTTACAGAGCCCATTGATGCCCAATCAATTGGTTAAGCAAGCGGCTGAATATCACTATGAAGCTGTCGGTCTAGCTGATCAAGATGTCTTGTATGGGTTAGCTGATTTTTATACGGCCGCTGTGCAAACACAAATTAAACCAATTCTCGGGTTGACAGTACAAGTGGCAGGTCTTGAAACCAGTATTGCTGATAGTTTTGCGGTGACACTATTTGTTGAAAATCAGACCGGCTACCATCATTTAATTGAAATTTCGAGCCTAGTCAAAACGAACCGCCAAGTGCTTACTTGGCAGGACCTAGCGCCCTTTTTGTCTGGGTTATTCGTGGTCTTACCTGCCGAAAGCGAGTTGACGACGCTCAGTATGACCGCGGAAGCTGAACGGGTGCAAGGATTTATGCAAAAATTAGCCACCATGGTTGAACTGCAACAAGTCTTTCTTGGGGTTGAACTATTCACAAATCGCGGCCAAGTAGCCCAACTACAGCAACTGAGCACGCAATTTGGATTACGTCTTGTCGCCTTTGATCAGGTTGCCTACGGGCATGCTGAGGATGGCTTTGTCCAACATGTTTTGCAAAAAATTGCGAGTGGCGAGACCATCCCAAACCTTGGTCTGGCGCAAAGTACGCCGGCAGCCGCCTATTTGCGTCCTATCGATCAGTGGGTACAAGCATATGAGCAAATTGGCTTGCATGAGGCGGTCACTAATACTGATTGGATAGCTGCCCATAGCACCTTTGAAATGACTAAGACAGCAGTGACTTTACCCGCCTACCAAACCCCACAGCACCAAAGTGCGCATGATTATCTGGCTGCATTAGCCCAGCAAGGCCTCAAAGCTCGTCTGCAGGGATTGCAGGTTGATCAGGCTGTTTATGAGCAGCGTTTAGCTGAGGAATTGCAAATTATCGATCAACTCGGCTTTAACGATTATTTTTTGATTGTGTGGGATGTCATTGATTTTGCCCACCGTAACAAGATTCGAACGGGACCAGGACGTGGCTCAGCGGCGGGCTCATTGGTTGCGTATACACTTTGGATTACCGATGTTGACCCGATCGCCTATGACTTGCTATTTGAGCGCTTTTTGAATCCTGAACGCGCCCAAATGCCGGATATTGATATTGATATTCCAGACAATCGCCGTGAAGATATTTTGCAATACTTACATCAAAAATATGGCCATGAACGGGTCGCACAAATCATTACGTTTTCGACGTTAGCCATGAAAGCGGCCATTCGAGACGTTGCGCGCGTCTTTGGCTTAACGCCAGCGCAAATTGATACGCTCTCTAAATCAATTCCCAATGCCCGTGATATTACGACCTTAGCCAAAGCATATGAGGCTTCGCAAACGTTTCGCAACGCGCTAGTGGATGCCCCAGTCGATGGTCAGCTGTTGTTTAAGACCGCCCAACGTATCGAAGGACTACCCCGTAATCATTCATTGCATGCAGCTGGGGTGGTCTTGTCAGCCAATCCGTTGACTGAGACGATTCCGGTACAGCTAGGGGATGACGGTCGCTTAGTGACTCAGTTAACCAAAAATCCGGTCGAAGCACTCGGTTTGTTAAAAATTGATTTCTTGGCATTGTCGAACTTAAATATCTTAGATATCGCCATCAGAGAAATCGAGAAAGAGACCCATGCGCCCTTTAACATCGCAAAAGTGGATCTAAATGATCCGGCCACGATGCAACTCTTCCAAAGAGCCCAGACGAATGGTATTTTTCAATTTGAATCTTCAGGGATGAAGAACATGTTGCGGCAATTACAACCGGATCATTTTGAGGATTTGGTGGCAGCCAATGCCCTATTTCGACCAGGTCCAATGCAATTTATTAGTAATTTCATCGCACGAAAACATGGGCGCGAACCCATCGAAGTGCCAGATGAAAGCATTGCTGAGTTAGTTGCACCAACCTACGGTATTATTGTCTATCAAGAGCAAGTCATGCGGATGGCCCAACAATTTGCTGGCTTTACATTAGGTGAAGCTGATTTATTGCGGCGTGCGATGTCGAAAAAAGATTTGGCCAAGATTGAGGCAACTAAGGCCGACTTCGTGCGGGGGGCGATCGCACTCGGACATGACGAAGCTACGGCAATCAAAGTCTTTAGCTATGTGGAGCCTTTTGCTCAATATGGCTTTAATCGATCACACGCGGTGGCCTATTCAAAGTTAGCCGTGCAAATGGCTTATTTGAAAACGCATTATCCGCTCGCTTTTTTTAAGGCCGTCTTGAATGATGCAATTAGTGATAGTAAGAAAGTCCGTGAGTATATCGCGGAGGCCAAAGCCGCTGGTGTTGGTCTTTTAGGACCAAATATCAATGAGAGTTGGCAAGGGTATTCAATTCATCATAATCAACTACAAATGGGCTTAGCTTCCATCAAGGGGATGCGCCGGGATTTCCGAGAGGCTATTATTGCCACGCGGCAAAGTAATGGTGCCTTCAAAGATTTGCCGGACTTTATCAACCGGTTAGAGAATAAGTTTCGTAAGGTAGAACTGTTTGAACCGTTAGTATGGTCAGGTGCTTTTGATGTCTTTACGACTAATCGGCAGGCGTTATACAATTCATTGCAGGGGTTTATCGATGCTGCTGGTCTAGCTGGTGAATCAATGGCCCTGTTTAACACCCTGGCCCCTAAAATTCGTGATATTGAGGACTATGCCCCCAGTGAACGGTTGAATCTTGAGCGTGAAACCCTTGGTGTGTATCTAAGTGGGCACCCCATTGAACAATATGTTCAGGCGATTGATGGGCAATATCATCAAGATATTAGCACTTTAGTGGTGGGACAAAAGGGCGCTAAGATTTTGTTATATGTGGAAAATGTCAAGGTCATACGTACCAAAAAGGGTGAACAGATGGCCTTTGTGGACGGAATGGATATGACAGGCAATCTTTCGATCACCGTGTTTGCGCGTCAATTTCAAAAGTATAGTCACTTATTGCAACCTGAAAACATTTTGGCCATTTATGGGAATGTCGAGCAACAACGTGGCCGTGATGACTTGACACTGATTGCCGAACAAATTGTTGAGGCACAAACCTTAGTGCAGCCTGGTACGGCGGTGGCCACGGATTTACCGCCGGCAACCGGCCAATGGTTTTTACGTATTCCAGCCGCCGCGCAAAATCCTCAGGTAGCTGCGCAATTTAATCGTCTGTTTCAACAGTTACATGGTAGTAATCCGGTGCTATTAGTGTACGAAGCCGATGATCGCAAAGTCGCTTTGACCCACGAAAATTATTTGGCAGCTGGACCAGAGGTTGAAGCCGATTTCAAAGCTATTTTAGGGCAAAATAATGTTGTATTTCGGAAAAACTAG
- a CDS encoding CCA tRNA nucleotidyltransferase, whose protein sequence is MYINDLPAEFKAALPILETLENAGYEAYFVGGSVRDTLLEKPIHDVDIATSAYPEEVKTLFNSTVDTGIEHGTVMILDHGQGYETTTFRTESTYTDFRRPDEVTFVRSLAEDLKRRDFTVNALALKPNGEVVDLFDGVRDLQNKILRAVGQAEERFHEDALRMMRAVRFAAQLDFKIEEHTRAAIKDNAALLEHIAIERINVEFTKLLQGSNARYGLLEMMATKLNNYMPGLENVDIDLLGFAELLGQAQPKDDTQAWTLLAFELGLTPSDTVIFMKKWKQSAALIGTAKKSIALLNELRKGPVSAWQLYTTGQALENALAVADLSELEVDTQALATQFTALPIHDKRDLALTGADLTQELGLQPGPIFGKILHQVEQQVVAGERTNQASELLAVARTLAEKEKK, encoded by the coding sequence ATGTATATTAATGATTTACCAGCCGAGTTCAAGGCCGCCTTGCCAATTCTCGAGACATTGGAAAATGCCGGTTATGAAGCTTATTTCGTGGGTGGATCGGTCCGGGATACCTTATTAGAAAAACCGATTCATGACGTAGATATCGCGACATCAGCCTACCCGGAAGAAGTCAAGACTTTATTTAACAGCACCGTCGACACGGGCATTGAACATGGAACGGTCATGATTTTGGACCATGGTCAAGGTTATGAAACCACCACTTTTCGGACAGAGTCGACCTATACTGATTTCCGACGGCCAGATGAGGTGACCTTTGTTCGTTCGCTCGCAGAAGATTTGAAACGTCGCGATTTTACGGTGAATGCCCTGGCATTGAAACCAAATGGTGAAGTCGTGGATTTGTTTGATGGCGTCCGAGATCTGCAAAACAAGATTCTCAGGGCCGTTGGTCAGGCAGAGGAGCGGTTTCATGAAGATGCCTTACGCATGATGCGGGCCGTCCGCTTTGCCGCCCAGCTAGACTTCAAGATTGAAGAACACACACGCGCTGCGATCAAAGATAATGCCGCCCTGTTGGAGCATATTGCGATCGAACGAATCAATGTAGAATTCACTAAATTGTTACAGGGGTCCAATGCCCGTTATGGGCTGTTAGAAATGATGGCTACCAAGCTCAATAATTACATGCCCGGCTTAGAGAATGTTGACATTGATTTACTAGGTTTTGCTGAATTATTAGGTCAGGCCCAGCCAAAAGATGACACGCAAGCATGGACGTTATTAGCCTTTGAACTAGGTCTGACACCAAGTGACACGGTCATTTTTATGAAAAAGTGGAAACAAAGTGCCGCGCTAATTGGGACTGCTAAAAAGTCGATTGCCTTACTCAATGAGTTGCGCAAAGGCCCCGTTTCCGCATGGCAACTGTATACAACCGGTCAAGCACTTGAAAATGCGCTAGCCGTCGCTGATTTAAGTGAATTAGAGGTTGATACCCAAGCGTTGGCGACACAATTCACGGCTTTACCGATTCATGATAAGCGTGACTTGGCCTTGACGGGTGCTGATTTAACACAAGAACTGGGGCTGCAGCCGGGCCCAATTTTTGGAAAAATTTTGCATCAAGTTGAACAGCAAGTGGTTGCCGGTGAACGAACTAACCAGGCTTCGGAGCTGTTGGCAGTGGCCCGTACTTTAGCTGAGAAAGAGAAGAAATAA